One region of Miscanthus floridulus cultivar M001 chromosome 19, ASM1932011v1, whole genome shotgun sequence genomic DNA includes:
- the LOC136528537 gene encoding large ribosomal subunit protein P3: MGVYTFVCRNSGGEWTAKQHSGEIEASAATPYALQRALVAAASAADSASGVQSSFSMVTPTSAVFQVIVGAVGGGAMMVSASGGAAAASGGAAAEAPKEEKKEEEKEESDDDMGFSLFD, from the exons ATGGGCGTCTACACCTTCGTGTGCCGCAACTCCGGCGGCGAGTGGACTGCCAAGCAGCACTCCGGCGAgatcgaggcctccgccgccacccCCTACGCGCTGCAGCGCGCCCTCGTCGCTGCTGCATCCGCGGCCGACTCAGCCTCCGGCGTCCAGTCGTCATTCTCTATGGTCACCCCCACCTCCGCCGTCTTCCAG GTGATTGTCGGTGCTGTCGGTGGTGGTGCAATGATGGTTAGCGCCAGTGGTGGTGCCGCAGCTGCATCAGGTGGTGCTGCGGCTGAGGCTcccaaggaggagaagaaggaagaggagaaggaagagaGCGACGACGATATGGGATTCTCCCTGTTCGATTAG